tctagccaaaataaattcattccattaatataaactataggaaactattccgaacaataaagttatgatctttacaaaaaaatataaagtcaactcaaaaagtcaaacagggcccgcatctcggaacctgaccaaaattacaaaatttgaacacccattcgataacgagtccaatcatataagaattactcgaatccgaactcaaatcgcctttcaaatccccaaaatttagcttaagaaattttcacaattttttcccaaatttccaactcaaatcactaattaaatgatgcaaataacaatggattcgtgtaatataatcaaaaccaagtaagaatctATTACTCTCATAAATTTCTTGAAAGTATCTCAAAGAATCGGCACATACAGAGCtttctaggtccaaaaatgaataatgaaatcaaaccctcgaacttagcCCTATTCTGCCTAGTGAATTCGCATATGCGAACCCACAACCGAATCTGCGGAattttcatcgcaggtgcggttctcaCTAAGCCCAGCATCCTCCGCTTCTGTGGACCAAATCGCGCAACTGCATGTCCGCTCCTGCAGAACATGGGCGCATCTGCTCTCTCGCATCCTCGGAGgaggctccgcttctgcgaccccaggCTTGGCCAGCCATTGCCGCTTCTGCGCTCCCCACTCGCTCCTGCGAGTCTGCTTCTGCAGAACTTTGACCGCATTAGCGGTCTGATATGGGCAAGCCACAGTTCGCTTTTGCGATCAGCCTCTCGCATTTGCATGTCCGCACCTTCGGTCAAACCCTCctcaggtgcgatgacaccagaacagAAGTGCTTCAACAATGCATTAAGTTCAAAATTGTTCCggattcaatctgaatcacacccggggcccccgggacctcatccgaacataccaacaagtttcaaaacacattacagacctactcgtggccaaaaatcacatcaacaaaTATCGATTatacgaatcgcaacccaattcaagcctattgaaactatgaacttccgaattccaaaactaatccCGATTCATACcgaaacaactccgattgacctcaaattttacacacaattcataaatgacatgaaggacatattccaacttccggaatcggattacTATGCTAGATTAGTGTCACACCTTACCAAAAAATTTGGATTCTCTAAAGTTAAGTCACTCACGTAAATTCTCCTTTTCATGCTTTCCACTTCAAAGATACCTTTAGGTTGCTATTTCAACTAATAAAAACTTTGAAAGTCCTTTCATTATTTTCTCAATTGTCGATTCAATTATCGATTCTTAGATCACTCCTCATTATTGATTCCACCACTTCCCTATGGAAGTATTACCAAGAAAAGCTGACTATCTCGTTCAATTCTCAGTCATGAGTATTCTCAGTTAAATGTAGTGCATATGCATCACCTTTTAGGATATACTATATCTCAAAACCAACACAGTCAATCGATATTATTTTTCTTCCATGACTGAAGCAAAACGTAATTCAAGCTAATATAATAAACTCAGTGCATGTCCAAGATAAAGTCACCTTTGGGTGATGTAAGAAGCATactcttttttctcctttttttttctttttttgtatagAGACGCGCTATACTAAGCCGAGTTGTTTGGCGCCAAAAACATACAGCCAAATCATTATTTGTCTACTTGACTTTGAAAATCCAGTAGAAGTTGAATAATGTTTTTTGTAAACATGAACAATTGAGTGAAAGTGTGACTAAGTTcgatgaaaagaactatcttttCATTACATAAGGAGAAACAAGCTAATGAGTGCTACCGTGATAAATGACAAAAATGCATGTTTTGAACATGTTTTCATATCGTTTTGCACGTGAGTTGCGGGAGATCACATGCTTATAATTGTGAAAGTGCTCATTACGTGTTTTTTGTGTGTAGAAACGAGCTTGGTTGGAAGTTGATGAAAATAGGATGATTTGACGCAAAAAGAAGTGGAGAAGCAAAACCTGAGAGCGTGCGACAATTGGCACCTCGTGCGATAGGCGGGCATGCTAGGGCCTTAAACATGAATCACAACCAGTAAAGTATAGCACTTGGCACCAGCTCCTACGcgaggaaagaaaaaaagaaggaactGAGAGTGTGCCAGGGAGTCTAGTGTCATGCGAGCCCTAGGCACGCGACTCAGTTTTTCTGTCCAAAATAAGAGAGCACAAGGTTGCCTCATATCAACCCTATTCCGTATAAATACAAATTGGATGCATTTTTGAAGGGTTACACAACACCTTAGAACGCAAGAACAAGCCAGGAGCATAGCGGAAGATTCAAAAACGAGTTTAatctattttcttcattttttatatCATTGGTGATGAATTCTAGTAGTGTAATCATGCAGACTATTATGAATAGTTGATTCTATTATCTAAgattttgatagaaccttttgaacttctttacttgttcaattATATGCGTAATTATGTTGATCGAAGAGctctcaattgactgtgcctatttattatgtgatgCTTGAGAAAAGAATGTATATTTAGGTAATTATTAAACAATGTCAATCCCTaagtatatgagagatcaatatgGTGGGTTTAAAAGTaagattagagataacgaagcttaACATGGTCAAAGTAAGCGATAAGAGAttgctagagtagttcgagagaatatatctagtaaattaccgtgattgctcgagagagaatcaGGCTAAGTAAAGTGCTCACAATCGGTAGAGGATAATTAGGTGATCGAGATTTTAGTTGACATAGCGAGAAGGATttcgacaattggggaaatcataactttaGGTTTCCGTAAACTTATCTACTACTCTTGCTCAATAAGTTGATAATTTACTGCATTTCGTTTAGTTGCAATAAATTAGTTAAAcaataaaaaattattgtttgaataatttggagagttgatttgcTGAATTCTTATGATAGGTTAAGTTaggattgataggttaattccctatgggattcgactctTTATTATTAAATGGAATTATATTTGTAACAATCGCTAATCCTTTACctaggcatagttgggcgtgatcattgCCGGAAGCTCCTGTACAGTTTTATGAGCAAAACACTGCTTTCTTTGTTCCAATTAATATAACATGTTTCCAATTTTTTGAGATTCCTTCGAAACATTAAAACAATTCTATTCACAATTTTAGATTGTGCATTCGCAAACTTTAAATGTTTTACATTCACTTAATAATAGAATATCAATGTGCAAACTTTCAATGTTTACGTTCCTTCTTACTTGATTATTGACTAAGATCAAGTGCATTTGCTACATTCATGTTTCATCAAAGAATAGGTTCCTTTTTCATTATATTATATTCTCAGCGTGATTGAACTTTCGATTCTATTATAATTAATCCATAGTCGTAGAGTTTTTATTTATCTTTCAGATAACTTTGAAATTAGAAGGTAGGGTTGGGTAGCTAGGGCCATGGATAGCTTATTTGAGTGGGCAAAAAGTTCCAAACACCAAATACTTTAAATTAGCTTATAGTATAAAGAAAGATAGAGTTGGAATTAAGTGGAATTTTCTTTACTACTATTTCCTTATTAacattttaaatttataaattttcaaaaaattaatctaattagCGCATAATGATTTGGCATTGTCTCTTTATATTACAAAGAAAGTACATATAAATGTTGAAAATTAGAGTAATAACTATCTTTAATCATCGAAAAGAATACATATGTACAACTAGGGCCAAACAGAAGTTTTCCATATATGATTGGGAAAAGAATAGTTTCCATAAGTAATTAGCCAACGTAAGCCCTACTTGTTGCCTAAGTAATAATTAACCAACGTAACCCCTACTTAATTGTTTCCTATGTAATAATTTCCTAAATGAAGGTACTTCAAACTATAAATTCAAAGTAATACTCTCAAACTTCATTCTCTCTCTTCAAGTTATTACAGTACGTTCTTTTCATTCTTGTTCTGTTTCATTGCCATTCAAAGGTTGTAAGGTAAAATATTCAGAACAAAGTTACGTTCTTGTTGAGATTCGTGGAGCAGTTACAACAACTTGGTCAAGAGGGTTTCCGTTTCCGTCCCATCGATTCAGAAGGACTTATGTTCTTGTTGAGATTCGTCGTTGGACAAGAGATGCATGATTCTGGATTTATTACCACTAACGTTGATGTCTATGGCAAACAAGAACCTTGGGAGATATACGACAACGGAGTACCCTGTGGTGATGATGAGGACATCAGTAGTTATCGCTACTTATCACAAAGCTGAAGAAGAAAAGCAAGGCGAGGTATCATCGTGCTGTCGGAAACAAGGGAACTTGGAAACAGGACAACAAGGGCAAACCAGTTCactacaaaaatatgggaaacgcaTCGTCAGTGGTTAATATTGGATACAAGACAAATTTGTCTTACAAGAATAAAGAGTTTTACCCTGAAGATCAGAAAGATGGACATTGGCTCATGAAGAAGTAGGAGCTTTCTAAGGTTATTCTTCACAAGTTCGGCCAAGACTGTAGAGATTATGTTCTTTGCGCCATCAAGAAGCTGAAGCACGTTAACAGTTCATCTGAAACTTCCACAATCACGACGTTGAATAATGATTCTGATGAGGTAACGAGTTCTGTTGATGACTTGTTGGCTACTAATAATTGCAAGGATTATTATAATATGTGCAAGAATTTGGAACACTCTGAAACGATAGCTTTTCAAGTGATGAATAATAGTGTTGATGAACCATTACAAATAGTGGACGAACCAGCTGAAGGGACTACTTTTGAGGCGCCTGAATTAGATGTGACTGATGATTTGTATCAACGGGATGGAAAGGAATTGGACAAATTAAATCAGATATTAGATGATGTGCCCGAGGTTGATGTAGAGGCGAATATTGTTGAGCCATTAGCAGCAGTAGTTGAACCTACAGAGGCTGCTTATACTTGTGGGCAACATTCTGTTGAAGACACGGGCATGCTCAATTTGGATCCTTCGATGCCAGATATGAGCAGCCATTCAGCACATGTTGAATATTCTGAAGTTACTTATATGTCTCGAATGAATTTGATGAGCTTTGATCAGTCAGTGCCCGAAGATGTGCTTGGCTTGAATGAATGGGATATAATGGATTCTTCGATGCCAGATATGAGCAGCAATTCAGCACATATTGAATATTCTCAAATAAATTTGGAACACTTTTGACTCTGCAACTATGGCTTTTCAAGAATCACATCAGGCTGTGGAATTACAAGTGCCTGATGACTTGTATCAATGGGATGGAAAGGAATTCGACGAACCAAATCCGATATTAGATGTTGTGCCCGAGGTTAATGTAGAGGTGAATATTGCCGAGCTATTAGCAGTAACAGCGGAACCTACAGAGGCCACTTATCCTGTTGAAGCCACGGCCATGTTCAATGTTGATCAGTCGGTATCTGATACTTCAGTCCACTATTCAGAAGTGGCTACTTTTGAGAAGGAACATGAAGACCAGTTATATTGGTTGTCTAGGATGGAATTGGAAGATACAGATTACGATGATAGAGCCAAACGAAGCATTTCAACTAGCTAGCTCCGTAAATCTTTATTCTAGTAGATGCATGATTCAGCATTTATGAATGTATATGATTGTATTCGTTTTAGTTTTTTAATGAAGGCCAACTGCTACTTAGCTTTCTTTTGTCTTGATCCGCTTTTAAGTGTTTCATCTACATTAACAAATGTTAAAGGAGTATAAGAAACAGTGATCTCAATTGCTTATATGGTGTTAAACTTACCTCTGCATTTGCTTCCGATTCATTCAAATAATTCCAGTTTCCTCTCTACTTTTCGTTCTAATTCATGGCATTCATGCTCTATAATCAGTTCAGCTATTTCATGTCCAACAGGGAAAACACAATGTAGTGCTATGTTAATCAATTTTAAATCCATTACACAGTCAATTCAACTCCATTCTGCAAAGACCAAGGTTGCTTATTTTATTGGATATAAATGGTTTTTCTCCTAAGTTGTGTAGTGAGTAACTCACTCAGTTTATCCCATGACTTTTTGTAATTCAGAGATGGCTGATATGTTGGTTAATAAATGGTTTTTTTGTTTGTAGTAGGATACGATGGGAATGCTCTGCATTTTAAAGTTGCTTCCTAAATCTTTTCAATTGAAGTGTCCAAATTCAAAAAGAAGCTTTTGGTCCCTTGAGCCTCATCTAATTCCTCATTCTGAATCAATTTGCACCCTCTATAGCATTTTCTTGAAAAAACTCAATAACAGACTTTACATCACTATCTTTAGAAACTCAGTGATCACATAATAGCAGGAGAGTTTAGAACTGCAAGCCAAAGTCAGCATGATCTTTAACATAAAGACCAGAACCAATGATTACAATGTTAGTCAATCATCGGTTAATTATGACAACAGAATGATTAGTGTCAGTTGACATTGTCACCTGTGTTAATAGAGCAACTAATAATAGAAGAAAATTACAAGTTGGATAACTATAACCAAATGTATTTCATTctttaaaagaaataaatgaaaCTAATTGAGTATGAAACTGGATATGGAACATGACAACCTAACTAAATTTCTTCTATACAACCAAAAGCCTCATGGAACAGATTGTACAGCCGCTAAAAGAACCAACAAAAGCTATTTTCCTTAAGAAGTAAAAGATCTCCTCTTATGTACATTACTATGGAATCTGAGCAATTTCGACCAAAATTTTATGCAGCGACTGTGGCTTGGAAAAGAATGGACAATGGTCACTGCCTTTGATCTTGAAGACACCTTCAGGAGGGTTTTCCCTCACAAGTTTTTCTTGGACATCAGGTGAAAGAGCATGATCATCCAATGTCTGGACATAAAATCTACGACTTGTTCCATATTTTTCAGGTGTCAACGATAGCTTCTCCATTATTGGACCAAGAGGAATTGGTCTCATCGAAACCATTGCCAAAGCAACATCCTACAGAAAATGACAGCACCATAAACATCTGAAGAAACATCAAATACTTTCCAGGTCTTTCTTCATAATAATTTTGCTTCCAAAATTACGTGTTATTTGACTCTGGGAAGATTAAGTCAGCAATCAGAAAGGAGATTATGTTCCACTTCTCTATAGTTTTATCACAAGCGACcagaattgaaaatttcagttatCTAAGCATATCTTCAGCAGACACAAAGCTATTTCCTCTTTTTTGTAATGCTTACTATATACTCTTGTAGGTGCTTTTTTAGTATCCCTTCTATGATATTGTGCTTGAAACCAGCGCAAAAACAAAATCTCACTCACTCTCAGATAAGTCGCTTTGGAAGTAGCTATATACTTCCTTGGAAACATTACTTCCTATTGGAACTGCTTAGCTCAACAAGCATAAACCAACATTGTCATACAATTCAGAACAACGAGAACACACTCTAATATATTTTTTGTGAAATAGGCATGGGATAAAagtcgggtaggggtaaggtctgcgtatacactaccctccccagaccccacttgtgggattttactgggtcgtcgttgttattgttgttgtaggcatGGGATAAAAATTATGTACCCCCTTGATCCAAAATgttttctccatttttactacTCAAAAACCAAATTGAAATTCAGCCAAGGGCATCTTCAAATAGATGATGCAACTTTCGAAATTTATAAATCCATTACCTTTCTGTGTTAGTTTATTACTTTTATCTTTCACCCTACAATTATTTTTGAACTTAGTCCTAAAGCCAAATCCTGATTTGATCCTTGGACGTCTGAATCTGGGGCAAACATTCGGGATGGAAGGACTACTTCACCATCACTGAATGTTGGAAGTGCTTCTAttactttcatttttcttttattcttttgacATGGAGTTGCTTTAATGTCTTTGACCCCAGAAATGCTTATGCCATCACCAGAAATATCCTGTCCTACTGCCACTCTCGCTCCCAGTCCCTTGCAAAGAAAGGGAAAGGTGAGCGGAGAAGATGAATTAGCTAGCTGATGCATCTGCATTTTTCAAGTACTAAGCCATAGCTTAACACACTAGAAACCACATGCATTTGCAGCGCACTAGGAATGACAAATTAGCACGGTAAGAACTTCTGCTGATTGTATAATGGAAGTACCTTTGCAGGAGATTGATTGAAATATAGTCCATGCATCTGCTCCTTCTCAAACATGAAGCCAGTAGGAGGCTTCTCTTTACCATTCCCATAAATTAAAAACTTAGACTCCTGCATGAAAAGCTCTGCGGACCCAAGCTGCAAAATAGACCTCAAGTAAACATTATGATGGAGGATAGATATATAACAATATTTGACTGACACTATAATAGCATTTCAGAAATATTCTGGGGAGTGAATGATGAGATATTCAATTGCTCGGTTATAATGAAAGAGCCTATGAACCAACCAGTGGTTTAACGATACGTATCCTGTCCTTTTTGACCTCATCAATTCTGCCTGATGCATATTACAACATGGAAGAACTGAATTTTTCATTCAGTGTTCAAACTCATTTGTTCCTATTCCACTTTGCCAAAGagttaaaattccaactttcaacTCATTATAAAAGATCACTGAAGAACATGAACTGGTCAGTATGAGGCTGGATTGCGATGTGGAACAGTTTAAATGCTGAGAATTCCGATCAAAAGCTTACACCGCTCAtgttcccctttttttttttgataaagatTTTATTAAAAAGGTACATGGTACAAGTTACATCAGTCCAACATCTGCCACTAACATGCAACTACAAATCTCCTATCTCTTCTAAATCAGTCCAACACCGCTCATATTCCCATTTtcagttgtttttctttttcttcccatATCCGGGGTCTATTCTCTTGTAGAGGCCTCTATATATCTGTGTGTTTATATGTCATCAAGATAAGATGATCTAGATCACAAGTTCAATCAACATCGTCTCATAAAAACAAGGATAAAATTTTAGGAAAGAGAAAATAGACTTTTGTAAAAGCTTGAACATGCTTTCAGCCAAGAAAACTTGGTAAGGCTCAAGGTAGAGAAGAAGCACCGCGGAAACTTGTTGCCACAAAGAAAAGAATCATTTGTGTATGTTGGCTCGTTGATATTATCAGCTCTACTTCATCAACAAATAAAAAGTCCCAATGTTGTATGGAGCTGACTACTCATACAAAGAATTTGCTAAAATGAAGTGTTCTGAAGCTAGTGCTGATGTGTAacattttaaagaaaaagtaaaatgttTTAAAAGGGGATCAGTGAACTCTAAATCTCTTCCCCCCAAAAAGATCTACTTTCTGGACCTTGTTCCACATACATTGCTGTATTTCTTTTgcaaactttattatttttagcacTTTAAGCAACAAAAATAGTATAGCAACTCTATGAAATCCCAACCAAAATGAAATGGTGCTTTCAGGAGCCATGACTGCAAACTCGGGACCAATTTTGAGACGACTCATGGTGTGGTAACTGTATCTTTTTCCACATACACACTGGAGCAATTTTTATTTTGCTCAAAGTACTTCTAGACTACTTCATCTAaacaaaagtacttttaaaaactACGAATTGCAATAAAACATAATTGTTCAACAGGTTAGCAAATCAGCAACAAGTTGTCAACAACCGTTTTTCTAGTATTTGTTACGTTTTTGGTCGTATAGGATATGTACCTCTCCGGCAAACACATTAAAAGGCCTCTGTCCATCAGATATCATTGTAGCACAAAGAAATACTGCTTTGGCAATTTTCTGTGGGTAAAGCTCCAAAGCATAGCAAACACAAGCACCTCCAACACTGTGACCTACCAAAATTACCTAAAGGAGGACACAAAATCATTTTTAGATTAACATACAAAGTTAATCTTTCATAGTTAAAATTCTACAAGAATTCTGCTCATACATTTTCATCCTCCGGCAAGTTCTCCAGATAATCAATCAATGGTTTTGAGTACTCCGCCAGTGTTGTAACATTTTTTGTATCTGTCAGATCAATCCCAGATCCAGTGAGATCTACGGTCGTGGGCAGCAATCCAGTTTCCTCCaataaagcaatatttttgtacCAACACCAAGCTCCAAATCCTTCTCCATGTACCAAAACGAACTTCTTTGTCTTGATGCTCTCCAAACATTCTGGTAACTTTACAGCATAAATATTTGTAAGGCAACAAATAGTGACACatgtaatttataaaataaataaaaaggagtGACACGAGAACATTCTGGAGTTTTTCTAAAAGATGTTGAAGGTTATTGTATCATCAATCTGACGAAAGTGTAGTCCCGCGACTTCCTCATCAATTTACATGAAATTCTAAGCATATACTGTTCTTCTTTCATTAAGCCTGGTTAAGCACAATAAACACATTATGCACTGCCAAGATTTCCCATTTTCGACAACCAGTTAGCATTTAGCTACAACAAAACTATATTTCTACTTTAAATAAACAAATCGAGAATTCTATTTTTTATCAAGTCAAAAGTTTTCATTGCGAACACCTACTGGTAACAAAAGTATGTATAAGTTGTTTGTGTCTAAAAGATATGATATTCAGTATTTTCGTTTTATCTTTTCTCACAACTGCTGTGTAAAAGCCCGTAGAAAGTTGTCTTGCTCAACCTAGATCTAATTTCTGTTCTTCCTGTAAGTTGTTTTTATTTACATCACATAATTTAGTGAAAATACAGAATGCAGAACAATAATCTAAGAATTAACAGATAATATATAAGCTGTGCACTGAAATCTGAAGTAATTTTATTCCTGGTAACCTTTGCCGTAGACTAATGGCAAAGCAAGGTGCAATTATATATAAAGTTGCCCATTATCTATAATGTGAATTGCAACTACTCACATAATCTGCTCAGGTATACTAATAGTGCTACTATTTCCTGTGACAGAGCAAGAATAAAGGGACATTGCTTTTGCTTTTGGGTCCTCGTATCAAAGTATACACAAAGAAAAATTACAGCCTATGcaataaattaatataaaaagaaaTTGTTCCAAGATTTTTCAGGCCCGGGGCAGAGGCAGAGCACAGGATGCGGGTTCGGCCGACCCAGTAGCTTTTGTTCAAACCATGTATttgttttaagaaattcattggatatgtaaaacttattaatttagaacctagtaacttgaaagaattataatctCGAACCATAAGGTTCAAATCTTGACTCCGCCTCTGGCCCGGGCAATATTCAACCCTACACTTCCAGAACCAAAGgaaattccaaaaacaaaaacaaaacacaGAGGAAATACTTAATTAAGAATCTAACAAACATGAATCTAGCGTATCaccaaaaataagaagaaaaaaaacgtAAAAGAAAGGTAGGTTCTGAGAGTTTGctttgttctttcttttctaCTCCACCTTTCTAAAGAAGATTtcaaaaatgggaaaaaggtgaAAGGGGATAAAGTTTTTACTTTTTGCAACAAAAAGTGCCTTTctcttctttccctttttattttacaCTTTCTCACACTATCAATCATTTCTACCACCAATTCCACAAAATACAAAAAGATAGAATCAGTGTTCCGCACATCAAACCCATCACAGCAAAAATGAAATAGACCAACATTATATCAAGAATCTAAAAAGAGAAACATCATTTCTACCATCAATTTTACtaaatacaaaaacaaaacaaaaaagaaaaagggataaAAAAGCTAACTTTTCCACCTCTACCCCATCAAACTCATCATAGCAGAACTAAACTAgaccaaaaaaataattaaacaaattttCCATCCAGATCCCTCTCAGACCCAGTCTTACAATactaaaaaagaacaa
This DNA window, taken from Nicotiana tabacum cultivar K326 chromosome 4, ASM71507v2, whole genome shotgun sequence, encodes the following:
- the LOC107790842 gene encoding putative methylesterase 14, chloroplastic translates to MGNRFICMIKKENERNGVGSRSKRMERSKRRSLVEEELLHRQALAMAIQQHQLSQRFEGSMSRRIGGSTSSRRRTDSSDPAPNFKQQLPECLESIKTKKFVLVHGEGFGAWCWYKNIALLEETGLLPTTVDLTGSGIDLTDTKNVTTLAEYSKPLIDYLENLPEDENVILVGHSVGGACVCYALELYPQKIAKAVFLCATMISDGQRPFNVFAGELGSAELFMQESKFLIYGNGKEKPPTGFMFEKEQMHGLYFNQSPAKDVALAMVSMRPIPLGPIMEKLSLTPEKYGTSRRFYVQTLDDHALSPDVQEKLVRENPPEGVFKIKGSDHCPFFSKPQSLHKILVEIAQIP